In one Takifugu flavidus isolate HTHZ2018 chromosome 9, ASM371156v2, whole genome shotgun sequence genomic region, the following are encoded:
- the stard15 gene encoding START domain-containing protein 10 isoform X2 — MICSCSVGVPDSADLEMRIVCKDVDAETLYDVLHDTSYRSKWDTNMIDTYDIAKLTANADVGYYSWRCPVPLKNRDFVTMRSWLPLGNDYLIINYSVKHPQHPPKKGYIRAVSLLTGYLIQPTGATCSTLYYLTQVDPRGSLPKWAVNRVSQFVAPKAMRKIYKAALKYPEWKMRHSPTLKPWRFPEQNVLPSISVSELRQQRVDSLENIDESGVSEEKVPHSDDEET, encoded by the exons ATGATATGCTCGTGTTCTGTCGGTGTTCCGGACTCCGCAGACCTGGAG ATGAGGATTGTTTGTAAGGACGTGGACGCTGAGACGTTGTACGACGTCCTCCATGACACCAGCTATCGCAGCAAGTGGGACACCAACATGATCGACACGTACGACATCGCCAAGCTGACCGCCAACGCCGACGTGGGCTATTACTCCT GGAGATGTCCAGTCCCCCTGAAGAACAGAGACTTTGTGACCATGAGGTCTTGGCTTCCTCTTGGGAACGACTACCTGATCATTAACTACTCCGTCAAACACCCG CAACACCCTCCCAAAAAGGGCTACATCCGGGCGGTGTCCCTGCTGACCGGATACCTGATCCAGCCCACTGGAgccacctgctccaccctgtACTACCTGACCCAGGTGGACCCCAGAG GGTCCTTACCTAAGTGGGCGGTGAACAGAGTCTCCCAGTTCGTAGCACCAAAG GCCATGAGGAAGATCTACAAAGCAGCTCTGAAGTATCCAGAGTGGAAGATGAGACACAGCCCAACCCTGAAGCCCTGGAGGTTCCCGGAGCAGAACGTGCTGCCGAGCATCAGCGTGTCcgagctgaggcagcagcgggtGGATTCTCTGGAGAACATCGACGAGAGCGGCGTGAGCGAGGAGAAGGTTCCTCACAGCGATGACGAGGAGACATAA
- the stard15 gene encoding START domain-containing protein 10 isoform X1 produces MQVQIPDDSDFVSFRDQCLGTEGWVSHYSKRGATVWCREEGEENRGVQKIKMRIVCKDVDAETLYDVLHDTSYRSKWDTNMIDTYDIAKLTANADVGYYSWRCPVPLKNRDFVTMRSWLPLGNDYLIINYSVKHPQHPPKKGYIRAVSLLTGYLIQPTGATCSTLYYLTQVDPRGSLPKWAVNRVSQFVAPKAMRKIYKAALKYPEWKMRHSPTLKPWRFPEQNVLPSISVSELRQQRVDSLENIDESGVSEEKVPHSDDEET; encoded by the exons ATGCAGGTCCAGATCCCGGACGACTCGGACTTTGTCTCGTTCAGAGACCAGTGTCTGGGGACGGAGGGCTGGGTCAGCCACTACAGCAAGAGGGGGGCCACAGTGTGGTGtcgtgaggagggggaggagaaccGCGGTGTCCAGAAAATCAAG ATGAGGATTGTTTGTAAGGACGTGGACGCTGAGACGTTGTACGACGTCCTCCATGACACCAGCTATCGCAGCAAGTGGGACACCAACATGATCGACACGTACGACATCGCCAAGCTGACCGCCAACGCCGACGTGGGCTATTACTCCT GGAGATGTCCAGTCCCCCTGAAGAACAGAGACTTTGTGACCATGAGGTCTTGGCTTCCTCTTGGGAACGACTACCTGATCATTAACTACTCCGTCAAACACCCG CAACACCCTCCCAAAAAGGGCTACATCCGGGCGGTGTCCCTGCTGACCGGATACCTGATCCAGCCCACTGGAgccacctgctccaccctgtACTACCTGACCCAGGTGGACCCCAGAG GGTCCTTACCTAAGTGGGCGGTGAACAGAGTCTCCCAGTTCGTAGCACCAAAG GCCATGAGGAAGATCTACAAAGCAGCTCTGAAGTATCCAGAGTGGAAGATGAGACACAGCCCAACCCTGAAGCCCTGGAGGTTCCCGGAGCAGAACGTGCTGCCGAGCATCAGCGTGTCcgagctgaggcagcagcgggtGGATTCTCTGGAGAACATCGACGAGAGCGGCGTGAGCGAGGAGAAGGTTCCTCACAGCGATGACGAGGAGACATAA
- the stard15 gene encoding START domain-containing protein 10 isoform X3 produces MRIVCKDVDAETLYDVLHDTSYRSKWDTNMIDTYDIAKLTANADVGYYSWRCPVPLKNRDFVTMRSWLPLGNDYLIINYSVKHPQHPPKKGYIRAVSLLTGYLIQPTGATCSTLYYLTQVDPRGSLPKWAVNRVSQFVAPKAMRKIYKAALKYPEWKMRHSPTLKPWRFPEQNVLPSISVSELRQQRVDSLENIDESGVSEEKVPHSDDEET; encoded by the exons ATGAGGATTGTTTGTAAGGACGTGGACGCTGAGACGTTGTACGACGTCCTCCATGACACCAGCTATCGCAGCAAGTGGGACACCAACATGATCGACACGTACGACATCGCCAAGCTGACCGCCAACGCCGACGTGGGCTATTACTCCT GGAGATGTCCAGTCCCCCTGAAGAACAGAGACTTTGTGACCATGAGGTCTTGGCTTCCTCTTGGGAACGACTACCTGATCATTAACTACTCCGTCAAACACCCG CAACACCCTCCCAAAAAGGGCTACATCCGGGCGGTGTCCCTGCTGACCGGATACCTGATCCAGCCCACTGGAgccacctgctccaccctgtACTACCTGACCCAGGTGGACCCCAGAG GGTCCTTACCTAAGTGGGCGGTGAACAGAGTCTCCCAGTTCGTAGCACCAAAG GCCATGAGGAAGATCTACAAAGCAGCTCTGAAGTATCCAGAGTGGAAGATGAGACACAGCCCAACCCTGAAGCCCTGGAGGTTCCCGGAGCAGAACGTGCTGCCGAGCATCAGCGTGTCcgagctgaggcagcagcgggtGGATTCTCTGGAGAACATCGACGAGAGCGGCGTGAGCGAGGAGAAGGTTCCTCACAGCGATGACGAGGAGACATAA